A genomic window from Maridesulfovibrio sp. includes:
- a CDS encoding class I SAM-dependent methyltransferase encodes MSKVNKSIRDQYNKYPYPEPVKDMEEYLKVTNYESCPTLNSNLLWPTTGYPEKPFNILCAGCGSSEAVGLAMKNPLANVIGIDISNSSLSHSKSLKKKHKLANLTLKKLDLHQVESLGQKFDLIVSSGVLHHLPDPKTGFQALRKVLADDGSFTCMLYGKYGRVGVYMFQELAKLLDLKQDDDSVSVLKEMCATVPALHPVKLVTDAFHDSKYDAGLVDLFLNPQDTAFSVKDIMQMADDTDFVFHTWLDNYLYYPQSLPVAQTQLFNKISALPAQQQWEFMEKFTCAIPRHSFILTHPDRDPEDYAIDFNENTIDKYIPVWAPSTFVTSPLNMEPFGQVNYRRKKYDFAANEYGAKLLGYMNGKNTAQKCIELARKALGNKELDFFPVFDYMYRAGHVQMLIKK; translated from the coding sequence CAAGGTCAATAAATCAATTCGGGATCAGTACAATAAGTATCCATATCCAGAACCTGTTAAAGATATGGAAGAATATTTAAAGGTGACGAATTACGAGTCATGTCCAACACTGAATTCCAATTTGCTGTGGCCAACAACCGGTTATCCTGAAAAGCCTTTCAACATACTTTGTGCCGGGTGCGGTTCTTCTGAGGCTGTAGGTTTGGCAATGAAGAACCCACTTGCCAATGTCATTGGTATTGACATTAGTAATTCCAGTCTTTCCCACTCCAAGTCTTTAAAGAAGAAGCATAAACTTGCTAATCTCACGCTGAAGAAATTAGATCTTCATCAGGTTGAAAGTCTGGGGCAGAAGTTTGATCTTATAGTAAGTTCCGGAGTGCTTCATCATTTGCCGGATCCCAAAACAGGATTTCAGGCGTTGCGTAAAGTTTTAGCCGATGATGGCTCCTTTACTTGTATGTTATATGGGAAATATGGCCGTGTCGGCGTATATATGTTTCAAGAGTTGGCTAAACTTTTAGATTTGAAACAGGATGATGATAGTGTCAGTGTTCTGAAAGAGATGTGTGCAACTGTACCTGCTTTGCATCCTGTAAAACTCGTTACAGATGCTTTTCATGATTCCAAGTATGATGCCGGTTTGGTTGATTTGTTTTTAAATCCTCAGGATACGGCGTTTTCTGTAAAAGATATTATGCAGATGGCTGATGATACAGATTTTGTATTTCATACATGGCTAGATAATTATTTATACTATCCTCAATCTCTGCCTGTGGCTCAAACGCAGTTGTTTAATAAAATTTCTGCACTGCCTGCGCAGCAGCAATGGGAATTTATGGAGAAGTTTACTTGTGCAATTCCTCGGCACAGTTTTATTTTAACACATCCAGATAGAGATCCTGAGGACTATGCTATCGATTTTAATGAGAATACTATTGATAAGTATATACCAGTATGGGCGCCATCTACATTTGTTACGAGTCCGTTGAACATGGAACCCTTTGGACAAGTTAATTATCGGAGAAAGAAATACGATTTTGCTGCTAATGAATACGGCGCAAAATTGCTTGGTTATATGAATGGGAAGAATACGGCTCAAAAGTGCATCGAATTGGCAAGGAAGGCATTGGGGAATAAAGAATTAGATTTTTTCCCGGTCTTTGATTATATGTATAGAGCTGGGCACGTTCAGATGCTGATAAAGAAATAA